In Leptospira bourretii, a genomic segment contains:
- a CDS encoding efflux RND transporter permease subunit, translating into MNPLEEIRKGFAGRLAETFLHSRLTPVIAIASLVLGLFAVYLTPKEEEPQISVPMIDIQIPSPGFSPEETERKVTEVVERAVWGLEGVEYVYSTSKWHGSYITVRFKVGEPIEPSLVKIHHKLMELKNALPKNALSPMVKSYSIDDVPFLALSFSSETLDDYSLRQLVAPLARELSSTPDLASVQMLGGLKKVIRVKVDPSLLSRYGVTAIEVAESLKQNDALIPAGKNWSSDSVFDMEVGGVLKKISDVKRLPVAQRGGRVVRIQDLAVVEEGPEERTRSSALYDKSLGEGKRNAVTIVFAKRKGTNVVNLSKDLLERANLFQKDLPKEIRLSVIRDYGSTAEDKSHELIEHLLIATISVTVLIALWMGWRSALVVAIAIPVTLALTLAIYYFLGYTLNRVTLFALIFSIGILVDDAIVVVENIERHLEENPKLGIIRATLVAVSEVGNPTILATFTVIAAILPMAFVRGLMGPYMKPIPVGASLAMILSLIVAFVITPWASIRLLKENHSHTGNESAEHKISKLDQIYIRFMNWLLGFKKNAAVFGAVTIGLLFISMAFVGFKWVKVKMLPFDNKEEFQVLLDYKPETTLAQSMSHSEELTKILLKNPNVEKIQIFAGEAAPFSFSGMVKHSFLRNLDSMNDLQVILKNKNERKESSHEIIEVLRSDIQKFGERNHVVTKVLEIPPGPPVMATMVAEVYGPTALERKRVAEEIYNVFREEPSVVDLDTSLRNGRPKLVYPIDFEKSGLFGIKTSALAYTGSILFSESPLVSLATAEEPEEVSVNLSVIQSARGSKNPFQNQNIMSMESGVVSSERVLGNVYKEEDRALFRKNLKPVNYVMSELSGAEEAPVYGMLKLAPKIKYETQTADVPWNTTKPVIKWDGEWFITYEVFRDLGGAFAVVILLIYVLVLGWFKSYTVPLVIMAPIPISLIGILPGHWTMGAYFTATSMIGFIAGAGIIVRNSIILVDFIEGEIKKGVELKEAVVHAGVVRFRPMLLTASAVVVGSFVMLFDPIFQGLAISLMFGEIAATVLSRFAVPVMYYWLIGKSRQGVIKHA; encoded by the coding sequence ATGAATCCATTGGAAGAAATTAGAAAAGGGTTTGCTGGACGGCTTGCAGAAACTTTTTTGCATTCACGTCTTACGCCAGTCATAGCGATAGCAAGTTTGGTTTTGGGGCTCTTTGCAGTTTACCTAACACCAAAAGAAGAAGAACCACAAATTTCGGTTCCGATGATTGATATCCAAATTCCTTCTCCTGGGTTTTCTCCAGAAGAAACAGAGCGGAAAGTTACGGAAGTTGTCGAACGTGCTGTTTGGGGACTTGAAGGTGTTGAATATGTTTATTCCACAAGTAAATGGCATGGAAGTTATATCACAGTGCGTTTCAAGGTGGGAGAACCAATTGAACCTTCTCTTGTGAAGATTCACCATAAGTTAATGGAACTAAAGAATGCACTTCCTAAAAATGCGCTGAGTCCAATGGTAAAATCCTATTCCATTGATGATGTTCCATTTTTAGCATTGAGTTTTAGTTCCGAAACTTTGGATGATTATTCTCTACGCCAACTGGTAGCTCCTCTTGCTCGTGAACTTTCTTCTACTCCCGATTTAGCCTCCGTACAAATGTTAGGTGGATTGAAAAAGGTCATTCGAGTGAAAGTAGATCCGAGTCTTCTCAGTCGTTATGGAGTGACTGCGATTGAAGTAGCGGAAAGTTTAAAACAAAACGATGCTTTGATCCCTGCTGGGAAAAATTGGTCTTCCGATTCCGTTTTTGATATGGAAGTTGGGGGAGTATTAAAGAAAATTTCAGATGTCAAAAGACTCCCTGTTGCGCAAAGGGGAGGACGCGTGGTACGGATCCAAGACCTTGCCGTTGTAGAAGAAGGGCCCGAAGAAAGAACAAGATCTTCTGCTTTGTATGATAAATCGTTAGGTGAAGGAAAACGAAATGCTGTCACCATCGTTTTTGCCAAAAGAAAGGGAACAAATGTTGTTAATTTATCTAAGGACTTGTTAGAAAGGGCCAATCTCTTTCAGAAAGATTTACCAAAAGAAATTCGTTTGAGTGTCATTCGTGATTACGGAAGTACAGCAGAAGACAAATCACATGAACTTATCGAACATCTTTTGATCGCTACCATTTCTGTTACGGTTCTCATTGCCCTCTGGATGGGATGGAGATCTGCTCTTGTGGTTGCCATAGCAATCCCAGTGACGTTAGCTCTTACGTTGGCCATTTATTATTTTCTTGGATACACTCTGAACCGTGTGACTTTATTTGCTTTGATTTTTTCCATTGGGATCCTTGTGGATGATGCTATAGTCGTCGTGGAAAACATCGAAAGGCATTTAGAAGAAAATCCAAAACTAGGAATCATTCGAGCAACACTTGTTGCCGTGTCAGAAGTAGGAAATCCTACCATTCTTGCTACCTTTACTGTCATTGCGGCCATTTTGCCTATGGCCTTTGTTCGTGGGCTCATGGGTCCTTATATGAAACCAATTCCAGTCGGTGCAAGTCTTGCGATGATATTATCTTTGATTGTTGCCTTCGTGATCACTCCTTGGGCATCCATAAGATTACTAAAAGAAAACCATTCACATACTGGAAATGAATCTGCCGAACATAAGATTTCAAAACTCGATCAAATCTACATACGTTTTATGAATTGGTTGTTAGGATTTAAAAAGAACGCAGCTGTATTTGGTGCCGTTACCATTGGTTTGTTGTTTATTTCAATGGCCTTTGTTGGATTTAAGTGGGTAAAGGTTAAAATGTTACCTTTCGACAACAAAGAAGAGTTTCAGGTATTATTAGATTATAAACCAGAAACAACACTCGCTCAAAGTATGAGCCATTCAGAAGAATTAACTAAAATCCTATTGAAAAATCCCAATGTAGAAAAAATTCAAATTTTTGCAGGAGAAGCAGCACCATTTTCTTTTTCCGGGATGGTGAAACATTCCTTTCTTCGTAACCTTGATTCAATGAATGATTTGCAGGTGATTTTAAAGAACAAAAACGAACGTAAAGAATCAAGTCATGAGATCATAGAGGTTTTACGATCCGATATACAAAAGTTTGGTGAACGTAACCATGTTGTGACTAAGGTTTTAGAAATTCCACCAGGGCCACCAGTCATGGCAACTATGGTAGCAGAAGTATATGGTCCGACTGCCCTTGAAAGAAAACGTGTAGCAGAAGAAATTTACAATGTTTTCCGTGAAGAACCAAGCGTTGTGGATTTAGATACGTCCTTGCGGAATGGTCGTCCCAAACTAGTATATCCGATTGATTTTGAAAAGTCGGGGCTTTTTGGAATCAAAACTTCTGCCCTTGCCTATACGGGTTCCATTCTTTTTTCAGAATCACCTCTGGTTAGTTTGGCGACTGCGGAAGAACCGGAAGAAGTATCCGTCAACCTTTCTGTCATACAGAGTGCACGTGGATCAAAAAATCCATTCCAAAACCAAAACATCATGTCTATGGAATCTGGAGTTGTTTCCTCTGAACGAGTATTGGGAAATGTTTACAAAGAAGAAGATAGAGCCCTCTTTCGTAAAAATCTAAAACCGGTCAACTATGTCATGAGTGAACTTTCAGGTGCAGAAGAAGCTCCCGTTTATGGGATGTTAAAACTGGCTCCCAAAATCAAATATGAAACACAAACTGCCGATGTACCTTGGAATACAACAAAACCTGTGATCAAATGGGATGGGGAATGGTTTATCACCTATGAGGTGTTCCGTGATCTTGGTGGTGCATTTGCTGTTGTGATTTTACTCATTTACGTTTTGGTTCTTGGCTGGTTTAAAAGTTATACTGTCCCACTTGTGATTATGGCTCCGATTCCCATCTCTCTCATCGGAATTTTACCAGGTCACTGGACAATGGGAGCGTATTTCACTGCAACTTCAATGATTGGATTTATTGCGGGAGCGGGGATCATTGTTCGAAACTCCATCATTCTCGTGGATTTTATCGAAGGTGAAATTAAAAAGGGAGTCGAACTCAAAGAAGCCGTTGTCCATGCGGGAGTCGTTCGGTTTAGGCCAATGTTACTCACTGCTTCTGCTGTTGTGGTTGGATCCTTTGTGATGTTATTTGATCCCATCTTCCAGGGTCTTGCCATCTCACTTATGTTTGGTGAAATCGCAGCAACTGTTCTTAGTCGATTTGCAGTTCCTGTTATGTATTATTGGCTGATCGGAAAATCAAGACAGGGAGTCATCAAACACGCCTAA
- a CDS encoding TolC family protein → MKSIISFLLLVGPMALFAEAVGFNDLWKRIEENSSARKSKYLEWKAGEIAKDRSDKHWLPRVYTDLRTFQTNDPTLNFMGKLSQRSATDSDFSTASTRYRPGNFLDSNNQPYSTLNSDTMNLFAKDTLNYPGSHTYSRGTLGMDLPLYEGGSGKTLAAMNEKRSTGLKFEWLAIRDREFAQTGFYYRAIQSLNEYKKRLEQIKKIESRFQSNYSLGNKGNPVGYAGYLALKSIKNQIAVLEKQSDLQINDYKETLYVLSDLPSSELEIVESDLNVFLDTYFKRPAGYERSNQMNAQIKYAEGERLKADMETAKFLPKVGAYSEAYGYHGSRNTTNAYQAGVYLQMNLYNPKDMGVVEESKLNAEAALKKIEEKTKEEEAHVKSLFQKEISLKESLELVKETVKYQDEQIVNMQRLFQSGAINAIQFAETLNKSLELARVLMETEIAVLQVRTETSLFSNKEGSNESIGRN, encoded by the coding sequence ATGAAATCAATCATTAGCTTTTTGCTTTTGGTAGGTCCGATGGCTCTCTTTGCAGAGGCCGTCGGGTTTAATGATTTGTGGAAACGGATTGAGGAAAATTCTTCGGCTAGAAAATCCAAATATTTGGAATGGAAGGCAGGTGAAATTGCCAAGGACAGATCCGACAAACATTGGTTACCTAGAGTTTATACCGATTTACGTACTTTCCAAACAAACGATCCTACTCTAAATTTTATGGGAAAATTGAGCCAACGAAGTGCAACAGATTCGGATTTTTCTACGGCTTCTACAAGATACAGACCTGGAAACTTTTTAGATTCTAATAACCAACCTTATTCGACATTAAACTCGGATACAATGAATCTTTTTGCAAAAGATACGCTCAATTATCCGGGAAGTCATACATATTCTCGAGGAACACTTGGAATGGATTTACCTTTGTATGAAGGTGGTTCAGGCAAAACTCTTGCTGCCATGAATGAAAAACGTTCGACAGGTCTTAAGTTTGAGTGGCTTGCCATCCGCGACCGAGAGTTTGCACAAACCGGATTTTATTATAGAGCCATTCAATCTTTGAATGAATATAAAAAAAGATTGGAACAAATTAAAAAAATTGAATCTAGGTTTCAATCGAACTATTCACTGGGTAATAAAGGGAATCCAGTTGGGTATGCAGGTTATCTTGCATTAAAATCGATCAAAAATCAAATTGCAGTTTTAGAAAAACAATCGGATCTGCAAATCAATGATTACAAAGAAACCTTATATGTTCTCTCTGACCTTCCTTCCTCTGAATTAGAGATCGTCGAATCTGATTTGAATGTGTTTTTAGATACATATTTCAAACGCCCCGCAGGTTACGAAAGATCCAATCAAATGAATGCTCAAATCAAATATGCAGAGGGTGAAAGACTCAAAGCAGATATGGAAACGGCAAAGTTTTTACCTAAAGTTGGCGCTTATTCAGAAGCTTATGGGTATCATGGAAGCCGAAATACAACCAATGCCTACCAAGCAGGAGTATATCTGCAAATGAATCTATACAATCCCAAGGATATGGGTGTAGTAGAAGAATCCAAACTCAATGCGGAAGCAGCCTTAAAAAAAATTGAAGAAAAAACCAAAGAAGAAGAAGCGCATGTAAAGTCTCTTTTCCAAAAAGAAATTTCTCTAAAAGAGAGTCTTGAGTTGGTAAAAGAAACAGTAAAATACCAAGACGAACAAATTGTAAATATGCAAAGACTCTTCCAAAGCGGAGCCATCAATGCCATTCAATTTGCGGAAACATTAAATAAGTCTTTGGAATTGGCTCGTGTATTAATGGAAACAGAAATCGCGGTTTTACAGGTAAGAACAGAAACATCGTTATTTTCAAATAAGGAAGGATCAAATGAATCCATTGGAAGAAATTAG
- a CDS encoding YgaP-like transmembrane domain has protein sequence MFLASTKSWYLERVVYFIAGLFSLVGVSLGTFVSPWWYLLNLLVGVNLVVFSTVGFCPMAILLNKLGFEPKVRD, from the coding sequence ATGTTTCTAGCTTCAACAAAATCTTGGTATTTGGAACGAGTGGTGTATTTCATTGCAGGACTTTTCAGTCTTGTGGGGGTATCACTTGGAACTTTTGTTTCACCTTGGTGGTATTTATTGAATCTGCTTGTCGGTGTAAACTTGGTTGTTTTTTCAACCGTTGGTTTTTGTCCAATGGCAATTCTTTTGAACAAACTTGGTTTTGAACCAAAGGTTAGGGACTAA
- a CDS encoding metal-sensitive transcriptional regulator has translation MSLSENQTKLIHRINRIQGQLEAIKNTITTEEKDCEKAILLLKAAHQAMKKFGEAYIHEYMDTCFKEKKSVQNIETDVKKAITAAFSL, from the coding sequence ATGAGCCTTTCGGAAAACCAAACCAAACTGATCCACCGTATCAATCGAATCCAGGGACAGCTGGAAGCAATCAAGAATACCATCACGACGGAAGAAAAAGACTGCGAAAAAGCAATTTTACTTTTAAAAGCCGCCCACCAGGCCATGAAAAAATTTGGCGAAGCATACATCCACGAATACATGGATACCTGCTTTAAAGAAAAAAAATCCGTTCAGAACATCGAAACGGACGTTAAAAAAGCCATCACAGCCGCATTTTCTCTCTAA
- a CDS encoding SAM-dependent methyltransferase: protein MTPFPFSKSPATVLPQAPPYYLSNFGYWDGEISYETAGLRFVSEFAEGCQLEEKTKILEVGSGLGGSLVYFAKKYNPKKLSAINLPGEQSDFAKQLFTENKIAVSPFLEGSWEKITTLDDSSYHYVFSLDASYHFKNLNAFYRESYRVLKPGGRLVFTNFQITEKKKKNFWWLYLPFLIPKGNLKLVEETIQDLKSIGFKQIKEENWTKPVLYGFIKYSENLPASLKTFGKVLNWFTKQFCLSYHYYVFQK from the coding sequence ATGACACCTTTCCCTTTCTCAAAATCACCAGCCACCGTCCTTCCCCAGGCGCCTCCCTACTACCTTTCCAATTTTGGGTATTGGGATGGAGAAATTTCTTATGAAACGGCAGGACTTCGGTTTGTATCAGAATTTGCCGAAGGCTGTCAGTTAGAAGAAAAAACAAAAATTTTAGAGGTGGGTTCGGGACTCGGCGGCAGTTTGGTTTACTTTGCAAAAAAGTACAATCCAAAAAAATTGTCTGCTATCAATTTACCTGGGGAACAATCAGATTTCGCAAAACAATTGTTTACCGAAAACAAGATAGCAGTTTCTCCTTTTTTAGAAGGGAGTTGGGAAAAAATCACAACTTTGGATGATTCTTCCTATCATTATGTTTTTTCTTTAGACGCCTCCTATCATTTTAAAAACTTAAATGCGTTTTATCGTGAAAGTTACAGAGTTTTAAAACCTGGCGGAAGACTTGTATTTACAAATTTTCAAATTACAGAAAAAAAGAAAAAAAACTTTTGGTGGTTGTATCTTCCCTTTCTCATTCCCAAAGGCAATTTGAAGTTAGTCGAGGAAACCATTCAAGATTTAAAATCCATTGGCTTCAAACAAATAAAAGAAGAGAATTGGACAAAACCGGTTCTTTATGGATTTATTAAATATTCAGAAAATCTACCGGCTTCTCTAAAAACATTTGGTAAAGTTTTAAATTGGTTTACCAAACAATTTTGTCTTAGTTATCATTACTACGTTTTTCAAAAATAG
- a CDS encoding FAD-dependent oxidoreductase yields MIAVVGSGIAGLTAAWAIRKFKDVTLFEKHPEIGMAAFGAKQMIDGGEVEFDIPFRTIKRDYYPTLFQVYEKAGIKTRPVDYSFRVESNGDSVFGFRSHQIFGIPFGIPTINSFVSWKGRRIFSDLLKFYANAKDDWKRESRNISILDFLIKYGYSNEFIYEFLLPTFALVNTCKTETVGAYPAETIIGYHSRGYSYTPQETASLGTRDIVNRLTQNLENVSLNADIQKIYKKDGKTIIQFANQEKTFDHVILSTQANQGKDLLGAGFELEKEILGEFRYESSDVVLHTDQSYFLNPSVSLVFKVRDGFDKPEVTLDLGRIIPELKGKKIFQTWNPHKLPKDNDILKLAKFERPVMDDRTAKAIQRITALHSEPDRNLWLCGSYSLYGIPLLEAGAKSSLLVASKLLNQNIDDLIRN; encoded by the coding sequence GTGATTGCAGTTGTTGGTTCTGGGATTGCAGGACTGACTGCCGCTTGGGCCATACGTAAATTTAAAGATGTAACTTTATTTGAAAAACATCCAGAGATTGGTATGGCTGCGTTTGGCGCCAAACAAATGATTGATGGGGGAGAGGTTGAGTTTGATATCCCTTTTAGAACCATCAAACGTGACTATTACCCAACTTTATTTCAGGTTTACGAAAAAGCGGGAATTAAAACAAGACCAGTTGATTATTCCTTTCGAGTTGAATCCAATGGTGATTCTGTTTTTGGATTTCGTTCCCATCAAATTTTCGGTATTCCGTTTGGAATTCCAACAATAAACTCATTTGTTTCATGGAAAGGACGAAGAATTTTCTCCGACTTACTAAAGTTTTATGCCAACGCAAAAGATGATTGGAAACGAGAAAGTCGCAATATTTCAATTTTAGATTTTCTGATTAAATATGGTTATTCTAACGAATTTATTTACGAATTTTTACTCCCCACCTTTGCACTTGTGAATACTTGTAAAACAGAAACTGTGGGTGCCTATCCTGCTGAAACAATTATCGGTTATCATTCTCGGGGTTATTCTTATACACCACAAGAAACGGCAAGTTTAGGAACAAGAGATATCGTAAATCGTCTTACTCAAAATTTAGAAAACGTAAGTTTGAATGCCGACATCCAAAAGATCTACAAAAAAGATGGTAAAACAATCATTCAGTTTGCAAACCAAGAAAAAACATTTGATCACGTGATCCTTTCCACACAAGCAAACCAAGGAAAAGATCTTCTTGGGGCTGGATTTGAGTTAGAAAAAGAAATTCTCGGCGAATTTCGTTATGAATCAAGTGATGTTGTTTTACATACTGATCAGTCTTATTTTTTAAATCCATCAGTCTCATTGGTGTTTAAGGTTAGGGATGGTTTTGATAAACCAGAAGTTACTTTGGACTTAGGGAGAATCATCCCGGAGCTTAAGGGCAAAAAAATCTTCCAAACATGGAATCCCCATAAACTTCCTAAGGACAATGATATCTTAAAGCTTGCGAAGTTTGAAAGGCCTGTCATGGATGATCGAACGGCAAAGGCCATTCAAAGGATCACTGCATTACATTCTGAACCGGATCGTAATCTTTGGTTATGTGGGTCTTATTCTCTTTATGGAATTCCTCTTTTAGAAGCAGGAGCAAAATCTTCTTTGCTCGTCGCATCTAAGTTACTCAATCAAAACATTGATGACTTGATTCGAAACTGA
- a CDS encoding succinate CoA transferase: protein MAVTNSLIEQKLKTAEEVAALLPQHVTLGCSGFTPAGYPKLIPVAFAKRIEEEKQKGKEFSINLYAGASTGEELDGALARTGALKLRIPYQSNSHLRNLINQGETDFIDMHLSHVVKYIEHGILPKIDVAIVEAIDVTVDGKIYLSTSSGMSATYIRNAESVFVELTDTHPLELKGYHDIYLPNHHEKGLPINILTPGDRIGLPYIQVPPDKIKGIVRSSKPDAATVFKTPDEDCQNIAAHVLSFIQHEIKMGRIPKEYLPFQNGVGNIANAVLASMAKDPNFHSIQMYTEVVQDSVFDLIDAGKLDIASTSALTFSEAGLKRFHENIAEWKSKFVIRPQEISNHPEVIRRMGLIAMNTAIEVDIYGNVNSTHVMGTSMMNGIGGSGDFTRNSHLCIFMTPSLAKDGNISAVVPMVSHTDHNEHSTMVFVTEQGLADLRGCPPKKRAELIINNCAHPIYRDKLREYYENALRVSKGKHTPHDLERALSWHVQFLKTGSMK, encoded by the coding sequence ATGGCCGTTACAAACTCACTGATTGAACAAAAATTAAAAACTGCAGAAGAGGTGGCAGCACTTCTGCCCCAACATGTCACTCTAGGCTGTTCTGGATTTACACCAGCAGGATACCCAAAACTCATTCCGGTTGCCTTTGCCAAAAGAATCGAAGAAGAAAAACAAAAAGGAAAAGAATTTTCAATTAACTTGTATGCCGGTGCTTCTACGGGTGAAGAACTAGATGGTGCTTTGGCAAGAACAGGTGCCTTAAAATTACGAATTCCCTACCAATCCAATTCCCATCTTCGTAACCTCATCAACCAAGGGGAAACGGATTTCATCGATATGCACTTATCTCATGTTGTAAAATACATTGAACATGGGATTTTGCCAAAAATTGATGTTGCGATTGTGGAAGCCATTGACGTTACAGTAGATGGAAAAATTTATTTATCAACCTCTTCTGGTATGAGTGCAACTTACATCCGCAATGCGGAATCCGTTTTCGTTGAGTTAACTGATACACATCCCCTGGAATTAAAAGGATACCATGATATTTATCTTCCAAACCATCATGAGAAGGGACTTCCAATCAATATACTCACACCAGGAGATCGGATTGGATTACCATACATCCAAGTTCCGCCCGATAAAATCAAAGGGATTGTTCGTTCTAGTAAACCTGATGCAGCAACTGTTTTCAAAACTCCCGACGAAGATTGCCAAAACATTGCCGCTCATGTTTTATCTTTTATCCAACATGAAATTAAAATGGGAAGAATTCCAAAAGAATATCTACCATTTCAAAACGGAGTGGGGAACATAGCTAACGCAGTTCTTGCCAGTATGGCAAAAGATCCAAACTTCCACTCAATCCAAATGTATACAGAGGTGGTTCAGGATTCTGTTTTTGATTTGATCGATGCAGGAAAATTAGATATTGCTTCAACCTCTGCTTTAACTTTCTCTGAAGCAGGACTAAAAAGATTCCATGAGAATATCGCCGAATGGAAATCCAAATTTGTCATTCGCCCACAAGAGATATCCAACCATCCTGAAGTGATTCGAAGAATGGGACTGATTGCTATGAATACTGCCATCGAAGTTGATATTTATGGAAATGTAAACTCCACTCACGTGATGGGGACATCTATGATGAATGGAATAGGTGGCTCAGGTGACTTTACGAGAAATTCCCACTTGTGTATTTTTATGACACCATCTCTTGCCAAAGATGGAAATATTTCTGCTGTGGTTCCAATGGTATCACATACAGATCATAATGAACATTCAACAATGGTATTTGTCACGGAACAAGGCTTAGCTGATTTGAGAGGTTGTCCTCCTAAAAAAAGAGCAGAGCTGATTATCAATAACTGTGCTCATCCCATTTATCGTGATAAACTTCGTGAATATTATGAAAATGCCCTTCGTGTTTCCAAAGGAAAACACACTCCGCATGATTTGGAACGTGCACTTTCTTGGCATGTCCAATTCTTAAAAACAGGAAGTATGAAGTGA
- a CDS encoding zinc ribbon domain-containing protein, with amino-acid sequence MDFLLYLYCLVFGIILIAPFVLFHYRFRLDESPFGKDEDAHLKPIAEKKRNLLDSLKDIRSDFDSGKLTEEEFQIQSLPYIEALDSVELELKTKKTNVTVLNTPKINENWTCSNCGSFVAVPNAKFCPNCGTSRIA; translated from the coding sequence ATGGATTTTCTCTTATATCTGTATTGTCTCGTTTTTGGAATCATTCTGATCGCTCCTTTTGTGTTATTCCACTACCGGTTTCGTCTGGATGAATCTCCTTTCGGAAAGGATGAAGATGCCCATCTAAAACCAATTGCTGAAAAAAAAAGAAACCTACTCGATTCACTGAAAGACATTCGTTCTGATTTTGACTCAGGAAAATTAACAGAAGAAGAGTTCCAAATTCAGTCACTTCCTTATATAGAGGCTTTGGATTCCGTCGAACTGGAATTAAAAACCAAAAAGACAAATGTAACTGTTTTAAATACTCCAAAAATCAATGAAAACTGGACTTGCTCTAACTGTGGTTCGTTTGTAGCTGTACCAAATGCAAAGTTTTGTCCTAACTGCGGAACCAGTAGGATCGCTTAA